Proteins from a single region of Thermus caldifontis:
- a CDS encoding DUF2203 domain-containing protein, with product MFARIFTKEEADALLPEIRRILGQMRQNRKELQEAQARLPEARGLERRNLEEEVRFLLGSLEADARYLASLGVFLKDLDRGLVDFPARIGGEVVFLCWQEGEPEVAHYHPLAGGFAQRRPLQEASLPPTPSHPGETRPGA from the coding sequence ATGTTCGCCCGCATCTTCACCAAGGAGGAGGCCGACGCCCTGCTTCCTGAAATCCGGCGGATCCTGGGCCAGATGCGCCAAAACCGCAAGGAGCTCCAGGAAGCCCAGGCCCGGCTTCCCGAGGCCCGGGGGCTGGAGCGCAGGAACCTGGAGGAGGAGGTGCGCTTCCTCCTGGGCTCCTTGGAAGCGGACGCCCGCTACCTGGCCTCCTTGGGCGTCTTCCTCAAGGACCTGGACCGGGGCCTGGTGGACTTCCCCGCCCGGATTGGGGGCGAGGTGGTGTTTCTGTGCTGGCAGGAAGGCGAGCCCGAGGTGGCCCACTACCACCCCTTGGCCGGGGGTTTCGCCCAGCGCAGGCCCCTACAGGAGGCCTCCTTGCCCCCTACCCCCTCCCACCCCGGCGAAACTCGGCCAGGCGCCTAA
- a CDS encoding alpha-ketoacid dehydrogenase subunit beta has product MALMTMVQALNRALDEEMALDPKVVVLGEDVGKRGGVFLVTEGLLQKYGPDRVMDTPLSEAAIVGAALGMAAHGLRPVAEIQFADYIFPGFDQLASQVAKLRYRSGGQFTAPLVVRMPSGGGVKGGHHHSQSPEAHFVHTAGLKVVAVSTPYDAKGLLKAAIRDEDPVVFLEPKRLYRSVKEEVPEEDYTLPIGKAAIRREGKDLTLIGYGTVMPEVLQAAEELEKAGVSAEVLDLRTLMPWDYEAVMNSVAKTGRAVLVSDAPRHASFISEVAATLAEDILDMLLAPPIRVTGFDTPYPYAQDKLYLPTVTRILNAAKRALDY; this is encoded by the coding sequence ATGGCCCTCATGACCATGGTGCAGGCCCTGAACCGGGCCCTGGATGAGGAGATGGCCTTGGACCCCAAGGTGGTGGTCCTGGGGGAGGATGTGGGCAAAAGGGGCGGGGTTTTCCTGGTGACGGAAGGCCTCTTGCAGAAGTACGGCCCCGACCGGGTTATGGATACCCCCCTGTCGGAGGCCGCCATCGTGGGGGCGGCCCTGGGTATGGCCGCCCACGGCTTGAGGCCGGTGGCGGAGATCCAGTTCGCCGACTACATCTTCCCCGGCTTTGACCAGCTGGCAAGCCAGGTGGCCAAGCTCCGTTACCGTTCCGGCGGGCAGTTCACCGCGCCCTTGGTGGTGCGTATGCCCTCTGGGGGTGGGGTCAAGGGTGGGCACCACCACTCGCAAAGCCCCGAGGCCCACTTCGTGCACACCGCTGGGCTCAAGGTGGTGGCGGTTTCCACCCCCTACGACGCCAAGGGCCTCCTAAAGGCGGCCATCCGCGACGAGGACCCCGTGGTCTTCCTGGAGCCCAAGAGGCTTTACCGCTCGGTGAAGGAGGAGGTGCCCGAGGAGGACTACACCTTGCCCATCGGCAAGGCCGCCATCAGGCGGGAGGGGAAGGACCTCACCCTCATCGGCTACGGCACGGTCATGCCCGAGGTGCTCCAGGCGGCGGAGGAGCTGGAGAAGGCGGGGGTTTCCGCCGAGGTTTTGGACCTCCGCACCCTCATGCCCTGGGATTACGAGGCGGTGATGAACTCCGTGGCCAAGACGGGAAGGGCGGTGCTGGTATCCGATGCCCCCCGGCACGCCAGCTTTATAAGCGAGGTGGCGGCCACCCTTGCCGAGGACATCCTGGACATGCTCCTCGCCCCTCCCATCCGGGTCACGGGCTTTGACACCCCCTACCCCTACGCCCAGGACAAGCTGTACCTGCCCACCGTCACCCGCATCCTCAACGCCGCCAAGCGGGCGTTAGACTACTGA
- a CDS encoding type II toxin-antitoxin system HicB family antitoxin, translated as MRLKVVLEKSEEGGYTVYVPALPGCISEGDTLEEALANIREAIALYLEPLEEKLPENAELAEVEV; from the coding sequence ATGCGTTTGAAGGTGGTCCTGGAAAAGAGCGAGGAGGGCGGGTATACCGTCTACGTACCTGCTCTTCCCGGTTGCATTAGTGAGGGGGACACCCTCGAGGAGGCCTTAGCCAACATCCGTGAGGCCATAGCCCTCTATCTGGAGCCGCTAGAGGAAAAGCTCCCGGAGAACGCCGAACTGGCCGAGGTAGAGGTTTGA
- a CDS encoding 23S rRNA (pseudouridine(1915)-N(3))-methyltransferase RlmH has product MRLRVVAVGKPRLAYARLGVEEYAHRIQKYAPLEVHFVKEARELLPRAEGYRKVVLDERGKLFTTEGLLEELRRFEGERVAFLVGGAEGYPEGVRERADLLLSLSPLTLQHELALLILMEQLYRLFTLRAGHPYHRP; this is encoded by the coding sequence GTGCGGCTTAGGGTGGTGGCGGTGGGCAAACCCAGGCTGGCCTACGCCCGGCTGGGGGTGGAAGAGTATGCGCACCGCATCCAAAAGTATGCTCCCCTCGAGGTCCACTTCGTCAAGGAGGCCCGGGAGCTGCTCCCCAGGGCGGAGGGCTACCGCAAGGTGGTCCTGGACGAGAGGGGTAAGCTTTTCACCACGGAGGGGCTTTTGGAGGAACTGAGGCGCTTTGAGGGAGAGCGGGTGGCCTTTCTGGTGGGGGGTGCCGAGGGCTATCCGGAAGGGGTACGGGAGCGGGCCGACCTCCTCCTTTCCCTCTCCCCCCTCACCCTGCAGCACGAGCTGGCCCTTCTGATCCTCATGGAACAGCTTTACCGCCTCTTCACCTTAAGGGCGGGGCATCCCTATCACCGGCCATGA
- a CDS encoding dihydrolipoamide acetyltransferase family protein, producing MPKEILMPELAESVVEGEILKWLVEEGDYLKKDQPFVEVMTDKVTVELPSPYEGVLLKKLAKEGEVVKVHAPIALLAEPGEVVTEAKEEKAPPVQAIEERSIVEPGLPPKEEKEDLSLFKPDTTQVAVKNPFLEAQGEAPKEGPGPGRILAVPAARKLARELGIPLEAIPGSGPMGRIRVEDVRAYAERLKAQAAPPPEVPREAPAPLPSGFPPPPRYTPPKGYEGLEERVPLRGIRRTIAQGLWQSHLYTVRTLNVDEADLTELVALRERLKPEAERQGVKLTYLPFIFKAVVRALKKFPMLNASLDEERQEIVYKRYYHLGLAVATERGLIVPVVRDADRKNILELAQEIAELSAKAREGRLSPEEVTGSTFTVTNIGSVGALMSFPIINVPEAAILGVHSIRKRPWVMPDGSIQARDIMYLSLSFDHRLVDGAEAASFTREVIRLLENPDLLLLEM from the coding sequence ATGCCCAAGGAAATCCTCATGCCCGAACTGGCGGAAAGCGTGGTGGAAGGCGAGATCCTGAAGTGGCTGGTGGAGGAAGGAGACTACCTCAAAAAGGACCAGCCCTTCGTGGAGGTGATGACCGACAAGGTCACGGTGGAGCTACCCTCCCCCTATGAGGGGGTGCTCCTGAAGAAGCTGGCCAAGGAGGGGGAGGTGGTCAAGGTCCATGCCCCCATCGCCCTCCTGGCGGAGCCCGGAGAGGTGGTGACGGAAGCGAAGGAAGAGAAAGCCCCGCCGGTGCAGGCCATCGAAGAGCGCTCCATCGTGGAGCCCGGGCTTCCCCCGAAGGAGGAAAAGGAGGACCTCTCCCTCTTCAAGCCGGACACCACCCAGGTGGCGGTGAAGAACCCCTTCCTCGAGGCCCAAGGGGAAGCCCCCAAGGAGGGGCCAGGCCCAGGCCGCATCCTGGCGGTACCCGCCGCCAGGAAGCTGGCCCGGGAACTGGGGATTCCCCTCGAGGCCATCCCGGGCTCGGGCCCCATGGGCCGCATCCGGGTGGAGGACGTGCGGGCCTATGCGGAAAGGCTTAAAGCCCAGGCCGCTCCCCCGCCGGAAGTCCCCAGGGAAGCCCCAGCACCCCTTCCCTCGGGCTTCCCTCCCCCGCCCCGGTACACCCCTCCCAAGGGCTATGAGGGGTTGGAGGAGCGCGTTCCCTTAAGGGGCATCCGCCGCACCATCGCCCAAGGGCTTTGGCAAAGCCACCTCTACACGGTGCGCACCCTGAACGTGGACGAGGCCGACCTCACGGAGCTGGTAGCCCTTAGGGAACGGCTGAAGCCCGAAGCGGAGCGCCAGGGGGTTAAGCTCACCTACCTGCCCTTCATCTTCAAGGCGGTGGTGCGGGCCCTGAAGAAGTTCCCCATGCTAAACGCCAGCCTGGACGAAGAAAGGCAGGAGATCGTCTACAAGCGCTACTACCACCTGGGCCTGGCGGTGGCCACGGAAAGGGGGCTCATCGTACCCGTGGTGCGGGATGCGGACCGCAAAAACATCCTGGAGTTGGCCCAGGAGATCGCCGAGCTTTCCGCCAAGGCCCGGGAAGGAAGGCTCTCCCCCGAGGAGGTCACGGGCTCCACCTTCACCGTCACCAACATCGGCTCGGTGGGGGCCCTCATGAGCTTCCCCATCATCAACGTTCCCGAGGCCGCCATCCTGGGGGTGCATTCCATCCGGAAGCGGCCCTGGGTGATGCCGGATGGCTCCATCCAGGCCCGGGACATCATGTACCTCTCCCTCTCCTTTGACCACCGCCTGGTGGACGGGGCCGAGGCCGCCTCCTTCACCCGGGAGGTGATCCGGCTCTTGGAAAACCCGGACCTGCTCCTTCTGGAAATGTAG
- the lpdA gene encoding dihydrolipoyl dehydrogenase translates to MKTYNLIVIGTGPGGYHAAIRGAQLGLKVLAVEAAEVGGVCLNVGCIPTKALLHAAETLHHLKAAEGFGLKAKPELDFGKLGAWRDGVVKKLTGGVAGLLKGNKVELLRGFARFKGPKEIEVNGETYGAKSLILATGSEPMPLKGFPFGEDVWDSTRALRVEEGIPRRLLVIGGGAVGLELGQIYRRLGSEVTLIEYMPEILPAGDRETAALLRKALEKEGLRVRTGTKAVGYEKKKDGLHVLLEPAQGGNQEEIVVDKILVAVGRKPRTEGLGLEKAGVKVDERGFIQVNARMETSAFGVYAIGDVARPPLLAHKAMREGLVAAENAAGKNALFDYQVPSVVYTGPEWAGVGLTEEEAGKAGYKVKVGRFPLSASGRALTLGGAEGLIKVVGDAETDLLLGVFMVGPQAGELIAEATLALEMGATVSDLGLTIHPHPTLSEGLMEAAEALHKQAIHILSR, encoded by the coding sequence ATGAAGACCTACAACCTCATCGTGATCGGCACCGGGCCCGGCGGCTACCACGCCGCCATCCGGGGGGCGCAACTGGGGCTTAAGGTTCTGGCGGTGGAGGCCGCCGAGGTGGGGGGCGTGTGCCTGAACGTGGGGTGCATTCCCACCAAGGCCCTCCTCCACGCCGCAGAAACCCTTCACCACCTGAAGGCGGCCGAGGGCTTTGGCCTAAAGGCCAAGCCCGAGCTGGACTTTGGGAAACTGGGCGCCTGGCGGGATGGGGTGGTGAAAAAGCTCACCGGAGGGGTGGCCGGGCTCCTCAAGGGCAACAAGGTGGAGCTTTTGCGGGGCTTCGCCCGCTTCAAGGGACCCAAGGAGATCGAGGTAAACGGGGAAACCTACGGGGCCAAAAGCCTCATCCTGGCCACGGGAAGCGAGCCCATGCCCTTAAAGGGTTTCCCCTTTGGCGAGGACGTCTGGGACTCCACCCGGGCCTTACGGGTAGAAGAGGGCATCCCCAGGCGCCTCTTGGTGATCGGGGGCGGGGCGGTGGGGTTGGAACTCGGCCAGATCTACCGCCGCCTAGGCTCGGAGGTCACCCTTATTGAATACATGCCGGAGATCCTCCCCGCAGGCGACAGGGAAACCGCCGCCCTCCTGCGCAAGGCCCTGGAGAAAGAAGGCCTTAGGGTGCGCACGGGCACCAAGGCGGTGGGCTATGAAAAGAAGAAAGATGGCCTCCACGTGCTCCTGGAGCCAGCCCAGGGGGGAAACCAAGAGGAGATCGTGGTGGACAAGATCCTGGTGGCCGTGGGCCGAAAGCCCCGCACCGAGGGCCTAGGCCTGGAAAAGGCCGGGGTGAAGGTGGACGAGCGGGGCTTCATCCAGGTGAACGCCCGCATGGAAACCTCCGCTTTCGGGGTCTACGCCATCGGGGATGTGGCCAGGCCTCCCCTTCTCGCCCACAAGGCCATGCGGGAGGGCCTGGTGGCCGCGGAGAATGCCGCCGGCAAGAACGCCCTCTTTGACTACCAGGTGCCCAGCGTGGTCTACACCGGCCCCGAGTGGGCCGGGGTGGGGCTTACGGAGGAGGAAGCGGGGAAGGCGGGGTATAAGGTCAAGGTGGGGAGGTTTCCCCTCTCCGCCAGCGGCCGGGCCCTCACCCTAGGAGGCGCAGAGGGCCTCATCAAGGTGGTGGGGGACGCGGAAACCGACCTTCTCCTGGGCGTCTTCATGGTGGGGCCCCAGGCGGGAGAGCTCATCGCCGAGGCCACCTTGGCCCTGGAGATGGGGGCCACGGTTTCCGACCTGGGCCTCACCATCCACCCCCATCCCACCCTCTCCGAAGGCCTCATGGAGGCGGCGGAGGCCTTGCACAAACAGGCCATCCACATCCTGAGCCGCTAG
- a CDS encoding branched-chain amino acid transport, which produces MTLALFLLALGTFLLRFLPWRGEGSLRAGQAGPALVVALFLVSAFNPPPSPEWLRAALALLGAYLGARLTGNLGLAVFLGAGLYGLLGLR; this is translated from the coding sequence ATGACCCTGGCCCTTTTCCTCCTGGCTCTGGGCACCTTTCTCCTCCGCTTCCTGCCCTGGCGGGGGGAAGGCAGCCTAAGGGCGGGCCAGGCAGGGCCGGCCCTGGTGGTGGCCCTTTTCCTGGTCTCCGCCTTTAACCCGCCCCCTTCCCCCGAGTGGCTCCGCGCTGCCTTGGCCCTCTTGGGCGCCTATCTGGGAGCCCGGCTTACGGGGAACCTGGGCCTTGCGGTTTTCCTGGGGGCGGGGCTTTACGGGCTTCTGGGCCTCCGCTAG
- a CDS encoding metallopeptidase family protein, with the protein MTYEAFVALVERLWAEIPEAFKRGLQGVHVLPQAKPELGLRGVWRLGEYLDPGPPSAFRGFEGLGRHIALYYGSFRKVAGPGFDWEGEVWETLLHELRHHLESLAGRDELVQEDLRRLAEFRRGGRG; encoded by the coding sequence ATGACCTACGAGGCCTTTGTGGCGCTGGTGGAAAGGCTTTGGGCGGAGATCCCCGAGGCCTTCAAGCGGGGGCTTCAAGGGGTGCACGTCCTTCCCCAGGCCAAGCCGGAGCTGGGGCTAAGGGGAGTCTGGCGGCTGGGGGAGTACCTGGACCCGGGCCCCCCTTCCGCCTTCCGCGGTTTTGAAGGGCTTGGGCGGCATATCGCCCTCTACTACGGCTCCTTCCGGAAGGTGGCGGGGCCGGGGTTTGACTGGGAAGGGGAGGTCTGGGAAACCCTTCTCCACGAGCTAAGGCACCACCTGGAGTCCCTGGCGGGCCGGGACGAGCTGGTCCAGGAAGACCTTAGGCGCCTGGCCGAGTTTCGCCGGGGTGGGAGGGGGTAG
- a CDS encoding type II toxin-antitoxin system HicA family toxin yields MSYKRVVKALEKAGFQVVRQRGSHIRMEKEVGEKRIIVIVPAHIPIKRSTLAHILKDAQLPLEEFLDLI; encoded by the coding sequence TTGTCCTATAAGCGGGTAGTCAAGGCTTTGGAAAAAGCAGGCTTTCAGGTGGTACGCCAACGGGGAAGCCATATCCGGATGGAAAAGGAAGTAGGGGAAAAGCGGATCATCGTCATCGTACCTGCGCACATCCCCATCAAACGCTCCACTCTAGCCCACATCCTTAAGGATGCCCAGCTTCCCCTCGAGGAGTTTCTAGACCTAATCTAG
- a CDS encoding thiamine pyrophosphate-dependent dehydrogenase E1 component subunit alpha gives MVKDTHRFQPFTPEPIRLMGEKGEWLGDFPLDLDEDRLRRLYRDMLAARMLDERYTILIRTGKTSFIAPAAGHEAAQVAIAHAIRKGFDWVFPYYRDHGLALALGLPLKEIFGQMLATRADPNKGRQMPEHPGSKALNYFTVASPIASHVPPAAGAAISMKLLGTGQVAVCTFGDGATSEGDWYAGINFAAVQGAPAVFIAENNFYAISVDYGRQTHSPTIADKAHAFGIPGYLVDGMDVLAAYYVVKEAVERARMGEGPSLVELRVYRYGPHSSADDDSRYRPREEVEAWRKRDPILRFRRFLEERGLWNLEWEEELKEAIRAEQEKALKEAEEAGPVPPEWMFADVFSEKPWHLRRQEALLREEL, from the coding sequence ATGGTAAAGGATACCCACCGGTTTCAGCCCTTCACCCCCGAGCCCATAAGGCTCATGGGGGAAAAGGGGGAGTGGCTGGGGGATTTCCCCTTGGACTTGGACGAGGATAGGCTACGCCGCCTCTACCGGGACATGCTGGCGGCCCGGATGCTGGACGAGCGCTACACCATCCTCATCCGCACCGGCAAGACCAGCTTTATCGCCCCCGCCGCCGGGCACGAGGCCGCCCAGGTGGCCATCGCCCACGCCATCCGGAAGGGCTTTGACTGGGTCTTCCCCTACTACCGGGACCACGGCCTGGCCCTGGCCTTGGGCCTGCCCCTGAAGGAGATCTTCGGCCAGATGCTGGCCACCCGGGCTGACCCCAACAAGGGCCGCCAGATGCCGGAACATCCGGGCTCCAAGGCCCTCAACTACTTCACCGTGGCCAGCCCCATTGCCTCCCACGTGCCCCCCGCCGCCGGAGCGGCCATCAGCATGAAGCTCCTAGGCACGGGCCAGGTGGCCGTATGCACCTTCGGGGACGGGGCCACCAGCGAGGGGGACTGGTATGCGGGCATCAACTTCGCCGCCGTGCAGGGGGCCCCCGCCGTCTTCATCGCCGAAAACAACTTTTACGCCATCAGCGTGGACTATGGCCGCCAGACCCATAGCCCCACCATCGCCGACAAGGCCCATGCCTTTGGCATTCCCGGATATTTGGTGGATGGCATGGACGTTCTGGCCGCCTACTACGTGGTCAAGGAGGCGGTGGAGCGGGCCCGCATGGGGGAAGGCCCCAGCCTGGTGGAGCTCAGGGTCTACCGCTACGGCCCCCACTCCTCCGCGGACGACGACAGCCGCTACCGCCCCCGGGAGGAGGTGGAGGCCTGGCGGAAGCGGGACCCCATCCTGCGCTTCCGGCGCTTCCTGGAGGAGCGGGGCCTTTGGAACCTGGAGTGGGAGGAGGAACTCAAAGAGGCCATCCGCGCCGAGCAGGAAAAGGCCCTGAAGGAGGCGGAGGAGGCGGGACCGGTACCGCCGGAATGGATGTTTGCGGACGTCTTCTCGGAAAAGCCCTGGCACCTAAGGCGCCAGGAGGCCCTCCTCAGGGAGGAGCTCTAA